In Populus alba chromosome 1, ASM523922v2, whole genome shotgun sequence, a single window of DNA contains:
- the LOC118042478 gene encoding granule-bound starch synthase 1, chloroplastic/amyloplastic, giving the protein MASLTASHFAPRNSYVSSHGSETTENFGQIGLRSQSMTHSGLRSLNMVDKLQFKTQAFARKSVKKAYATGNDTSGKIVCLQGGMTVVFVATEVAPWSKTGGLGDVLGGLPPAMAARGHRVMTISPRFDQYKDAWDTCVVAQIPVGDRVETVRYFHCYKRGVDRVFVDHPMFLAKVWGKTGSKIYGPAAGEDFQDNQLRFSLFCLAALEAPRVLSLNSSKHFSGPYGEDVVFVANDWHTGLLPCYLKSMYQSRGIYMTAKVAFCIHNIAYQGRFSFSDFPLLNLPDEYKSSFDFMDGYNKPVKGRKINWLKAGILEAHRVLTVSPYYAQELVSGVEKGVELDNYLRTTGITGIVNGMDIQEWNPATDKYLSTKYEITTVLSAKPLLKEELQAEVGLPVDRDIPVIGFIGRLEEQKGSDILAAAIPMLVKNNVQIIVLGTGKKYMEKQIAELEKKYPDKVRGVAKFNVPLAHMIIAGADFMMIPSRFEPCGLIQLHAMRYGTVCIVSSTGGLVDTVKEGYTGFHMGAFNVECDVVDQADVAAIVETAGRALAVYGTAAFKEMIKNCMSQDLSWKGPARLWENILLNLNVIGSKAGIEGEEIAPLAKENVATP; this is encoded by the exons ATGGCAAGCCTGACTGCTTCACACTTTGCGCCAAGGAACTCATATGTGAGCAGCCATGGATCAGAAACAACGGAAAATTTTGGTCAAATTGGGTTAAGGAGCCAAAGCATGACTCACAGTGGTTTAAGGTCACTGAACATGGTGGACAAGCTGCAATTTAAGACTCAAGCATTTGCAAGGAAGTCTGTCAAAAAGGCCTATGCTACTGGGAATGACACTTCTGGAAAAATTGTTTGTCTACAAGGAGGAATGACTGTGGTCTTTGTTGCCACTGAGGTAGCTCCTTGGAGCAAAACTGGTGGTCTTGGTGATGTTCTTGGTGGACTTCCCCCAGCAATGGCT GCAAGAGGCCATCGGGTTATGACAATCTCTCCACGATTTGACCAGTACAAAGATGCTTGGGACACTTGTGTAGTGGCGCAG ATTCCAGTTGGAGACAGAGTTGAAACTGTTCGGTACTTCCACTGCTACAAGCGTGGAGTTGATCGCGTGTTTGTGGATCATCCCATGTTCCTAGCGAAG GTTTGGGGCAAAACTGGATCCAAAATCTATGGTCCTGCAGCTGGAGAGGATTTCCAGGATAATCAACTGCGGTTCAGCTTGTTCTGCCTG GCTGCTCTTGAAGCACCAAGGGTTCTGAGCTTGAACAGCAGCAAACATTTCTCTGGACCATATG GAGAGGATGTTGTCTTTGTTGCCAATGATTGGCACACTGGTCTCCTCCCATGTTACTTGAAATCAATGTACCAATCCAGGGGAATTTACATGACTGCAAAG GTTGCCTTTTGCATCCATAACATTGCTTATCAGGGCAGATTTTCCTTCTCAGATTTCCCACTCCTAAATTTGCCAGATGAGTACAAGAGCTCTTTTGACTTCATGGATGG GTATAACAAGCCTGTGAAGGGAAGGAAAATCAATTGGTTGAAGGCTGGTATATTGGAAGCACACAGAGTTTTAACTGTAAGCCCTTACTATGCCCAGGAACTTGTTTCTGGAGTTGAAAAGGGTGTGGAGTTGGATAACTACCTCCGTACAACTGGCATTACTGGGATAGTAAATGGTATGGATATTCAAGAATGGAATCCTGCAACAGATAAATACCTAAGCACCAAATATGAGATCACAACT GTCTTATCTGCAAAGCCATTATTGAAGGAAGAACTTCAAGCAGAAGTTGGATTGCCTGTTGACAGAGATATTCCTGTAATAGGCTTTATTGGTAGACTGGAAGAGCAAAAAGGTTCCGATATTCTTGCTGCTGCCATTCCAATGCTGGTTAAAAACAATGTGCAGATAATAGTCCTT GGTACTGGcaaaaaatacatggaaaaacaGATTGCCGAGCTTGAGAAAAAGTATCCTGATAAGGTCAGAGGAGTGGCAAAGTTCAATGTCCCCCTGGCCCATATGATCATTGCTGGTGCTGACTTTATGATGATCCCCAGTAGATTTGAACCTTGTGGTCTCATTCAGTTGCATGCTATGCGATACGGAACA GTATGCATTGTTTCCTCCACTGGTGGACTTGTTGACACTGTCAAAGAAGGTTACACAGGATTCCATATGGGAGCTTTCAATGTTGAG TGCGATGTAGTTGATCAAGCAGATGTGGCTGCAATTGTTGAGACTGCCGGAAGAGCTCTCGCAGTCTACGGCACTGCTGCCTTCAAAGAAATGATCAAGAATTGCATGTCCCAAGATCTTTCATGGAAG GGACCAGCCAGACTCTGGGAGAATATTCTGTTAAACCTAAATGTTATCGGCAGCAAAGCTGGAATCGAAGGAGAGGAGATTGCTCCACTTGCCAAGGAGAATGTCGCCACTCCTTGA